One Streptomyces sp. NBC_00102 DNA segment encodes these proteins:
- a CDS encoding DUF3093 domain-containing protein — protein MQPSVPPFDERLTAPRTWWLIAFGVGVAFALMLLPLGGLYLLAGLVGGTAATAVVVSSYGSVRIRVVADSLVAGDARIPLSALGDAEALDAEEARAWRTYKADARAFMLLRGYIPTAVRVKVTDPADPTPYLYLSTREPQALIAALSAAPVAAQD, from the coding sequence ATGCAGCCTTCCGTACCGCCCTTCGACGAACGCCTCACCGCACCCCGCACCTGGTGGCTCATCGCCTTCGGTGTGGGGGTGGCCTTCGCCCTGATGCTCCTGCCGCTCGGCGGCCTGTACCTGCTCGCGGGTCTGGTCGGAGGCACGGCCGCGACGGCGGTCGTGGTCAGTTCGTACGGCTCCGTCCGCATCCGGGTGGTCGCGGACTCCCTGGTCGCCGGGGACGCGCGGATCCCTCTCTCGGCGCTCGGGGACGCCGAGGCGCTGGACGCGGAGGAGGCGCGGGCCTGGCGCACGTACAAGGCGGACGCGCGCGCTTTCATGCTGCTGCGCGGCTACATCCCGACGGCGGTGCGGGTGAAGGTGACCGACCCCGCGGACCCCACGCCCTACCTCTACCTCTCGACGCGTGAGCCGCAGGCGCTGATCGCCGCGCTCTCCGCGGCGCCGGTGGCCGCGCAGGACTGA
- a CDS encoding PaaI family thioesterase — MSGTSAALTPPADAVAPVRHPEAPAPGELLGSHYEHCFGCGGEQPHGLHLAARAGEGVSVTAEFTVRPEHQGAPGLAHGGVLATALDETLGSLSWLLRVIAVTGRLETDFSQPVPVGTVLHLDARVVAVHGRKIYSTAIGRIGGPGGPVAVRADALFVEVKVDHFIDNGRPDEIRAAMADPDQIKRARAFEVNP, encoded by the coding sequence GTGAGTGGAACATCTGCAGCTCTGACACCCCCGGCCGACGCGGTGGCACCCGTGCGGCACCCCGAGGCGCCCGCGCCCGGTGAGCTTCTCGGCTCGCACTACGAACACTGTTTCGGCTGCGGCGGCGAGCAGCCCCACGGCCTGCACCTCGCGGCGCGGGCCGGTGAGGGCGTGAGCGTGACCGCCGAGTTCACCGTGCGCCCCGAACACCAGGGAGCGCCCGGTCTGGCCCACGGCGGCGTGCTCGCCACGGCGCTGGACGAGACGCTCGGCTCGCTGAGCTGGCTGCTGCGGGTCATCGCGGTCACCGGCCGGCTGGAGACCGACTTCTCGCAGCCCGTCCCGGTCGGCACCGTGCTGCACCTGGACGCGCGGGTCGTCGCCGTGCACGGCAGGAAGATCTACTCCACCGCCATCGGCCGGATCGGCGGCCCCGGCGGCCCCGTCGCGGTGCGGGCCGACGCGCTCTTCGTCGAGGTGAAGGTCGACCACTTCATCGACAACGGCCGCCCCGACGAGATCCGCGCGGCGATGGCCGACCCCGACCAGATCAAGCGTGCCCGAGCCTTCGAGGTGAACCCGTGA
- the dut gene encoding dUTP diphosphatase, protein MTRPPVDVLLRRLDPEVPVPAYGHPGDAGADLVTTEAAELAPGERAVLPTGVSIALPDGYAAFVHPRSGLAARCGVALVNAPGTVDAGYRGEIKVIVVNLDPRETVRFERFDRIAQLIVQQVEKVRFHEVAELPGSARAEGGFGSTGGHAAVDGVGGGITPGGNNYASVVSDREGQ, encoded by the coding sequence GTGACCCGTCCTCCCGTCGACGTCCTTCTCCGGCGCCTGGACCCGGAGGTCCCGGTTCCCGCGTACGGCCACCCCGGCGACGCCGGTGCCGACCTGGTGACCACGGAGGCGGCGGAACTCGCCCCGGGGGAGCGGGCGGTGCTGCCCACCGGCGTGTCGATCGCGCTGCCGGACGGCTACGCGGCGTTCGTGCACCCCCGCTCGGGCCTCGCGGCCCGCTGCGGAGTAGCCCTCGTGAATGCCCCGGGGACGGTGGATGCCGGGTACCGTGGAGAGATCAAGGTGATCGTCGTCAACCTCGACCCGCGCGAGACCGTGCGGTTCGAGCGTTTCGACCGGATTGCCCAATTGATCGTCCAGCAGGTCGAGAAGGTGCGCTTCCACGAGGTCGCGGAACTTCCCGGCTCGGCACGGGCCGAGGGGGGATTCGGGTCCACCGGCGGTCATGCCGCGGTGGACGGTGTCGGGGGCGGTATCACCCCGGGTGGGAACAACTACGCTTCGGTCGTATCCGACCGGGAAGGACAGTGA
- a CDS encoding DUF3710 domain-containing protein, with translation MFGRRKKSGSAEDAVDEARETEQVADELDDADDAVSAGRTNLPPAPRPDGPWDISEVSRPGEGRVDLGGIFVPGVEGMELRVEVAGDAIVAATVVLRDSAIQLQAFAAPKKEGIWGEVREEIASGITKQGGIIDEVEGPLGWELRAQVPVQLPDGKNGVQLVRFVGVDGPRWFLRGVISGQGAVQPQAAGLLEQIFRDTVVVRGEGPMAPRDPIVLKLPNDAQMVPEGVQQEEQESSKFSGGMGQLQRGPEISEIR, from the coding sequence GTGTTCGGACGTCGCAAGAAGAGTGGTTCCGCCGAGGACGCGGTGGACGAAGCGCGCGAGACCGAGCAGGTCGCCGACGAGCTCGATGACGCCGACGACGCGGTGAGCGCCGGTCGGACGAACCTTCCGCCGGCCCCGCGGCCGGACGGACCCTGGGACATCTCCGAGGTCTCCAGGCCCGGCGAGGGCCGGGTCGACCTGGGCGGGATCTTCGTGCCCGGAGTCGAGGGCATGGAACTGCGCGTGGAGGTGGCCGGGGACGCGATCGTCGCCGCCACCGTGGTGCTGCGCGACAGCGCGATCCAGTTGCAGGCCTTCGCCGCCCCCAAGAAGGAGGGCATCTGGGGCGAGGTCCGCGAGGAGATCGCCTCGGGCATCACCAAGCAGGGCGGGATCATCGACGAGGTCGAGGGCCCGCTCGGCTGGGAGCTGCGCGCCCAGGTCCCCGTACAGCTTCCCGACGGGAAGAACGGTGTCCAGCTGGTGCGCTTCGTCGGCGTCGACGGACCCCGGTGGTTCCTGCGCGGAGTGATCTCGGGCCAGGGTGCCGTGCAGCCGCAGGCCGCCGGTCTCCTGGAGCAGATCTTCCGGGACACCGTGGTCGTCCGCGGCGAGGGCCCGATGGCCCCCCGCGACCCGATCGTCCTCAAGCTCCCCAACGACGCCCAGATGGTTCCCGAGGGCGTCCAGCAGGAGGAGCAGGAGAGCTCCAAGTTCTCCGGCGGCATGGGCCAGCTCCAGCGCGGACCGGAGATCAGCGAAATTCGCTGA
- the kdpF gene encoding K(+)-transporting ATPase subunit F, with translation MTAENIAGLVVAVALLGYLVLALLYPERF, from the coding sequence GTGACTGCCGAGAACATCGCCGGCCTCGTCGTGGCCGTCGCCCTGCTGGGCTACCTCGTCCTCGCCCTTCTGTACCCGGAG